One part of the Dioscorea cayenensis subsp. rotundata cultivar TDr96_F1 chromosome 2, TDr96_F1_v2_PseudoChromosome.rev07_lg8_w22 25.fasta, whole genome shotgun sequence genome encodes these proteins:
- the LOC120278992 gene encoding UDP-glucose flavonoid 3-O-glucosyltransferase 7-like: MDSGEPLHVLFFPFLTRSHMIPMLETARLFSENGIKTSIVTTPANADPHQTSTSPPSLHLPPSHPPFLRPPSTSLPAAKNLTAVPVHLTTDFFSAAFNLRDPFSHLLSSLRPDAIISDAIYT; this comes from the coding sequence ATGGATTCCGGCGAACCACTGCACGTCCTCTTCTTCCCCTTCTTAACACGTAGCCACATGATCCCAATGCTTGAAACCGCCCGTCTCTTCTCCGAAAACGGCATCAAGACCTCCATTGTCACCACCCCGGCCAACGCCGACCCTCATCAAACCTCTACTTCACCACCATCCCTCCATCTCCCTCCATCTCATCCCCCTTTCCTTCGACCACCTTCAACCTCCCTTCCGGCTGCGAAAAATCTCACCGCCGTCCCTGTCCACCTCACCACCGACTTCTTCTCCGCCGCCTTCAACCTCCGTGACCCTTTCTCCCACCTTCTCTCCTCTCTCCGCCCTGACGCCATCATCTCCGACGCTATCTACACTTGA
- the LOC120275808 gene encoding UDP-glucose flavonoid 3-O-glucosyltransferase 7-like, whose translation MLGWQREAELSSHAVIVNSFSALEPDYGVHYSNVAPREVFLLGPVAIAGQPEKNEKKAEPCLEWLDEKDDGSVVYVGFGTLSRFTAEQIKELAFGLENSGEGFVWAVGSGEAVEWIPDGFEKRVQGRGLVVKGWAPQTEILNHRAVGGFICHCGWNSVMEAVVAGLPVITWPLYYEQFLVEKWICEVVKMGIPAWEGFKSVKDEEKVVFPATAVATAVKRLMGSGEEVAEMRKRVAELAKLARMAVAEGGTSNEDLSRLIDGLVAWRDNRRSIK comes from the coding sequence ATGCTCGGCTGGCAACGAGAAGCCGAGCTTTCCAGCCATGCAGTCATCGTCAACTCCTTCTCCGCTCTTGAGCCTGACTACGGCGTTCACTACTCCAACGTCGCTCCACGTGAAGTCTTCCTCCTCGGCCCCGTCGCCATCGCCGGCCAGCCGGAGAAGAACGAGAAGAAAGCAGAGCCATGCTTGGAATGGTTAGACGAGAAGGATGATGGTTCAGTGGTGTACGTTGGGTTCGGGACGTTGAGCCGGTTCACGGCGGAGCAGATAAAGGAACTGGCTTTCGGGTTGGAGAACTCCGGCGAGGGGTTTGTTTGGGCGGTCGGGTCCGGCGAGGCGGTGGAGTGGATTCCGGATGGGTTTGAGAAGAGAGTTCAGGGACGAGGGTTGGTGGTGAAAGGGTGGGCACCGCAAACGGAGATCTTGAACCACCGTGCTGTCGGTGGGTTTATTTGTCACTGTGGATGGAACTCGGTCATGGAGGCGGTGGTCGCCGGCTTGCCGGTGATCACTTGGCCGTTGTATTATGAGCAGTTTTTGGTTGAGAAGTGGATTTGTGAAGTGGTGAAGATGGGGATTCCGGCGTGGGAAGGGTTTAAGAGTGTGAAGGATGAGGAGAAGGTGGTGTTTCCGGCGACGGCGGTGGCTACGGCGGTCAAGAGGTTGATGGGTTCCGGCGAGGAGGTGGCGGAGATGAGGAAGCGGGTGGCGGAGCTGGCGAAGCTTGCAAGGATGGCAGTGGCGGAGGGAGGCACGTCGAATGAGGATCTCAGCCGTTTGATTGATGGGCTTGTTGCATGGCGTGATAACCGCCGTTCGATCAAATAG